The genomic segment TATATTTATGTTTGTCAAAAGTAATGTCATAGATAGCCCAACATAAAGCGGCCAACGCCCCCAACGAGGACAAATGGAAATTAAAACACAGCAGTGCTCAAATGTACAACACTACAGCAATTACTAAAAGACATGCAGAGGCTCACCTACAGGGCTCGGGCGGTCGATGGAGAGGGGGGCTGGGGCGGCCGGCCATGAGGAAGAAGACGGAGGAGGTCACCAGGGAGGAGTTCGCGCGGAGGTCGCCGGTGTTAGGGTCGTGTTAGGAGGTGGCCACTGGGGAGGAGTTCGCGCGGCCGGCGTCGGGGTGGTGACGGGAGGAGGCGACGGCCAACTACAGGCTGGCGTGTCGGGGCTCGACCGACTACGGGGCAATGCATTGGGGCTTTCCTTGGTGGCGCGTCTAGAGGAGGCCGCCGGCGTCGGGGTGGCGACGGATGGAGGCGGCGGCTGTCTATGGGGCGGCGCGTCGGGGACGAAGCGGCAGGGCGGCGCGTCGGGACGATGGGCGGCGTGTCGGGGCTCGGCAGGGCAGCGCGTTGGCACAGCGcagaggagcggcggcgggcTGAACTGGTGAATGGTGCGAATGAGGATAGCGCACGGGTAAGTGTTTGGCGTATATATGGTGgagaagtatcagtgccggttgtagtttctaaccggcactgatactagtatcaatgccggttataTACCACAGCCGGCACCGATAAGCcccatatcagtgccggtttcttgttccaaccggcactgaaacttggagtatcagtgccggttataaaCCTAAGCCGGCACCGATAGTAGAAGATCAGTGCTGGTTCCTTAATtcaaccgacactaataattaTTTTTCCCCTTACAATTCAGTAAATAGTTTTAAtgttataaaataaatgttgtaatctggaaaatagttttagaaaatgtaatttaattctgattttttttaattctagaaaatgcaaataaattttataacactattttaacttgttttatgttaaaaaatcaGCTATCTAATTAGCTTTTTGATAATTATTTTAACAGTCAAAGCATACACTTTTTTATATTTAACTAGCTATCTAACAATGTTTGAGGCGGTCATTGGCTGTAGATCGATTTTGAGTGAAATAACACAAAACATCAACTTGTTACAAAATGTCGGCCTCACTTTTTTACATCATTTGATACAAATTACAGTTaatcctaaattaattattacatcaaagctgctttcatttaacgattatagcttcgttatgatcacggcgtatgtatgtaggttcctcagtgtcatcaatgagaggtaggtcgacattctctctgaaaggaggcaggtcatcaaattgattgtagtcttccttgtcgatgacatcctcaacaccgacaatctttctttttgctTGTAGAACCACATGGCATTCCTCCTTGTTAACTGGGTCTGTGTCCTTTACATATAAGACTTGAGTAACATCATTGGCAAGCACGAAtagttgttctctgtatccaacgagtttgaagttgacggtagtcataccgtacttgttggtattcactccacctgggagactaacccattggcaccggaacaTGGGGACCTtcaactgttctccatattgaagctcccaaatctccactatgaatccatagtaggtctccctgttgccaccGCGGTCATAcgcatcaatacggacaccgctattttggttagttctcttgttgtcttgtgctctcgtataaaatgtatagccgttaatgtcgtatgctttgtatgtatgaatcatAGTTGACGGCCCATTAGCAAGCATTTCCAACAGTAcatcatctgtatctttatcTATCATGTATCTATGTAATCAACTgccgaaattatctctgtgcacTCTTGCAATCCAATCGTCTGACCTTGTTGGGTTTGTGGACCGTAGCATTTGCACGTGTGCTGGAACATATGCGTCCACTACATTTGCTTGATGCAaaactgtgaaatgtgcttgggtgaatgaaacataatcgtCGGAACGGACTGAATTGTGACCtagcgtccctttccccttaagccttccctcatggcgagatacagggttaccaattgctttcagaTCCATGTATTTGACGGtgaactcaatgacctcctccgttccCCAGCCTtaggccatgcagccttccggccgacctcagttatgaatatatttcttcataactgacatgaacctttcgaaaggatacatctaatgtagaaacacggggccaaggtactttatctcatgcatgatgtgaacaatgagatggggcattatgtcaaaaaaatgatggagggaaaatactctcaagctggcatatagtatggaccacatcttcctgcagctttgttagtttggtcggatcgatgaccttctgtgaaattgcgttgaaaaacgaacacaactttaagattgggtctcggaccttatccggcagaatacctctaattgcaacaacaagcaactgtatcatcatcatgtgaaaatcatgggacttcatgccaactaacttcaaagttttcatgttcactaatctctttacgttggaggagtaaccgatcgaaactttgattccatgcaagcaactgcacaggctcatcttctcttccttgctcaaggtgtagcaagccgtggg from the Phragmites australis chromosome 19, lpPhrAust1.1, whole genome shotgun sequence genome contains:
- the LOC133900190 gene encoding glycine-rich protein DOT1-like; amino-acid sequence: MERGAGAAGHEEEDGGGHQGGVRAEVAGVRVVLGGGHWGGVRAAGVGVVTGGGDGQLQAGVSGLDRLRGNALGLSLVARLEEAAGVGVATDGGGGCLWGGASGTKRQGGASGRWAACRGSAGQRVGTAQRSGGGLNW